From Streptosporangium album, the proteins below share one genomic window:
- a CDS encoding NAD-dependent epimerase/dehydratase family protein: MRVLVTGGAGFIGANLCRALTARPEVENVTVLDDLSSGDLANLEGVEVDFVMGSILDRGLLADLITGTTTTVVHLAARPSVPRSLADPLATHSVNATGTLHVLEACRAARPHVVLASSSSVYGDCREPQKHEDLPTRPLSPYGASKLATEAYGLAYAESFGLPVLPFRFFNVYGPMQAADHAYAAVIPTFVSMALRGRPVPVYGDGNQARDFTYVGSLTEVLVDATVRRVTSPTPVNLAFGTRTTLRYLKDTLGTVLGRPVEPAFLPPRIGEIQESQASPRLLRRLFPGVCPVPLEDGLRKTVAWFENSATTDTALQLDAHI, translated from the coding sequence GTGAGAGTCCTGGTGACCGGTGGCGCGGGGTTCATCGGCGCGAATCTGTGCCGTGCGCTCACGGCCCGCCCCGAAGTCGAAAACGTCACGGTGCTGGACGACCTGAGCAGCGGAGACCTCGCCAATCTCGAAGGCGTTGAGGTGGACTTCGTGATGGGCAGCATCCTGGACCGAGGGCTCCTGGCCGATCTCATCACCGGCACCACCACCACCGTCGTCCACCTCGCCGCGCGACCGTCGGTTCCACGGTCCCTGGCCGACCCTCTGGCCACTCACTCCGTCAACGCCACGGGCACCCTCCACGTCCTGGAGGCCTGCCGTGCGGCCAGGCCGCACGTGGTGCTCGCCTCGTCGTCCTCGGTGTACGGCGACTGCCGGGAGCCGCAGAAGCACGAGGACCTTCCCACCAGGCCGCTGAGCCCGTACGGCGCGAGCAAACTCGCGACCGAGGCATACGGCCTGGCGTACGCGGAGAGCTTCGGCCTGCCGGTCCTGCCTTTCCGCTTCTTCAACGTCTACGGCCCCATGCAGGCCGCCGACCACGCCTACGCGGCCGTCATCCCGACCTTCGTGTCCATGGCGCTGCGAGGTCGTCCGGTGCCCGTCTACGGTGACGGGAACCAGGCGCGGGACTTCACCTACGTGGGCTCGCTGACCGAGGTTCTCGTCGACGCCACCGTCCGCCGGGTGACGAGTCCGACGCCGGTGAACCTCGCGTTCGGCACGCGGACCACCCTGCGGTATCTGAAGGACACCCTCGGAACGGTTCTCGGCAGGCCGGTCGAGCCGGCTTTCCTGCCTCCCCGGATCGGTGAGATCCAGGAGTCACAGGCCTCCCCCCGCCTGCTGCGCCGTCTGTTCCCCGGTGTGTGCCCGGTGCCCCTCGAAGACGGGCTCCGCAAGACGGTGGCTTGGTTCGAGAATTCGGCGACCACCGACACGGCCCTACAACTCGATGCGCACATCTGA
- a CDS encoding NAD-dependent epimerase/dehydratase family protein, which yields MKKQSRNTYLITGGSGFVGSHLTDALLARGESVVILDNLSTGRRENLHSHPHLHFVHGSVLDELMVDELVHQCDVVVHLAAAVGVKLIVEQPLRSLTTNIRGSEIVIEAAHRYRKKILVTSTSEIYGKNSSGALREDSDRILGSPAVVRWAYSTAKAVDEILANAYHKERGLPTIVVRLFNTVGSRQSPAYGMVIPRLVRQALSGMPLTVFGDGTQTRCFAHVADVVDALLGLLDEDAAIGQTFNIGSADEVSILELAKLVIERTGSTSGVDLIPYHEAYEQGFEDMARRVPDTTKLRELTGWIPRRALDEILVDVVTEARADFAASIR from the coding sequence GTGAAGAAACAATCAAGGAACACCTACCTGATAACAGGTGGCAGCGGGTTCGTCGGGTCGCATCTGACCGACGCCCTGCTCGCCCGCGGCGAATCCGTCGTGATCCTGGACAACCTGTCGACCGGGCGGCGAGAGAATCTGCACTCCCACCCCCATCTGCACTTCGTGCACGGGTCGGTCCTGGACGAGCTTATGGTGGACGAACTGGTCCACCAGTGCGACGTGGTCGTCCATCTCGCGGCCGCGGTCGGCGTCAAGCTGATCGTCGAGCAGCCGCTGCGGTCCCTGACGACCAACATCCGCGGTTCGGAGATCGTGATCGAGGCCGCGCACCGGTACCGGAAGAAGATCCTGGTCACCAGCACGAGCGAGATCTACGGCAAGAACTCCTCCGGCGCGCTCCGAGAGGACTCCGACCGCATCCTCGGGAGCCCTGCGGTGGTGCGCTGGGCCTACAGCACCGCGAAGGCCGTCGACGAGATCCTCGCCAACGCCTACCACAAGGAACGCGGCCTGCCGACGATCGTCGTCAGGCTTTTCAACACCGTGGGATCGCGGCAGAGCCCGGCCTACGGCATGGTCATCCCACGCCTGGTACGGCAGGCGCTCAGCGGCATGCCCCTCACAGTCTTCGGCGACGGCACCCAGACCCGCTGCTTCGCCCATGTCGCGGACGTCGTCGACGCGCTGCTCGGGCTTCTCGACGAGGACGCGGCGATCGGGCAGACCTTCAACATCGGCTCCGCCGACGAGGTGAGCATCCTGGAGCTCGCGAAGCTGGTCATCGAGCGCACCGGCTCTACGTCGGGTGTCGACCTGATCCCCTACCACGAGGCCTACGAGCAGGGCTTCGAGGACATGGCGCGCAGGGTCCCCGACACCACCAAGCTCCGCGAACTCACCGGCTGGATTCCACGTCGCGCTCTCGACGAGATCCTCGTAGATGTCGTCACGGAGGCCCGCGCGGATTTCGCGGCGTCCATCCGGTGA
- a CDS encoding deacetylase, with product MEADDQWSRTSTATTENARYLPRFQSLCEKYKMRPTYLVEWAMAQSPAFQEFGASVIGRDTGEIGMHLHSWTTPPSTPLTSMDHAYHPFLIEFPESVIREKVKVATGTLEDIFQVSMISHRAGRWALDERYAKILVEHGYLVDCSVTPHISWEGSRGAPNGCGPRDYSGFPEHAYFVDLKCISKEGDSPLLEVPMTIAPSRWRQSWKQVNKFISYSSTAKRLLNRISPEVKWMRPNGRNRTDLLQLASQTRAATGDHVEFMLHSSEMMPGGSPYFRTGRSIEGLFGDMEELFEFVAERFKALTLAEYHARISQITSRRY from the coding sequence GTGGAAGCCGATGATCAATGGAGTCGGACTTCAACGGCCACGACGGAAAATGCCAGGTATCTGCCGAGGTTTCAGTCGCTGTGCGAAAAATATAAGATGCGCCCTACATACTTAGTGGAATGGGCAATGGCTCAAAGCCCTGCATTTCAGGAATTCGGCGCATCCGTGATCGGCCGCGACACCGGTGAGATCGGAATGCATCTGCACTCCTGGACCACTCCTCCGTCAACTCCTTTGACGAGCATGGATCATGCATACCATCCGTTTCTGATCGAATTCCCAGAGAGCGTCATCAGGGAGAAGGTAAAAGTAGCCACCGGGACTTTAGAAGATATCTTCCAAGTGTCCATGATAAGCCACCGGGCCGGCAGGTGGGCGCTCGACGAGAGATATGCGAAAATTCTGGTCGAACATGGATACCTTGTTGATTGCTCTGTGACCCCACATATTTCTTGGGAGGGAAGTCGGGGGGCACCAAACGGCTGCGGACCGAGGGATTATTCAGGTTTTCCCGAACATGCATATTTCGTCGACCTAAAATGTATCAGCAAAGAAGGCGACTCGCCTCTTCTGGAGGTGCCAATGACTATAGCCCCCAGCCGGTGGAGGCAGTCTTGGAAGCAGGTCAACAAATTTATTTCGTATAGCAGTACAGCGAAACGCCTCCTGAATCGGATCTCTCCTGAGGTCAAATGGATGAGGCCCAACGGCAGGAACAGAACCGACTTGTTGCAGCTCGCCTCTCAAACGCGAGCGGCGACGGGCGACCACGTAGAGTTCATGCTTCATTCATCGGAGATGATGCCCGGCGGGAGTCCCTACTTCCGCACGGGTCGAAGCATCGAGGGGCTGTTTGGTGACATGGAGGAGCTCTTCGAGTTCGTCGCCGAGAGATTTAAGGCCCTGACATTGGCCGAGTATCACGCTCGGATCTCCCAGATCACAAGCCGGAGATATTGA
- a CDS encoding arsenate reductase/protein-tyrosine-phosphatase family protein — protein sequence MQGSPKTSESIVPTRPSGHERCGRRCWRGPGAVPAPGDEPRFRILYVCTGNLCRSPLAERLTRSVLGPCPALQVISAGTHAEPGKQMAERAQRVLVRLGGDPRGFTSRPLTFELVAAADLVLTATSEHRAESVARHFPAAARTFTIAEFGALVQAVPPAAVTCHADPVCRAHALIAEARALRGLVRVDQPDIPDPHGGSWLAHRIAGRRIAKSLAAPHLLLTRASASYS from the coding sequence ATGCAGGGTTCACCGAAGACCAGTGAGAGCATCGTGCCCACCCGGCCCTCCGGGCACGAGCGCTGTGGACGGCGGTGCTGGAGGGGCCCCGGAGCGGTGCCCGCTCCGGGGGACGAGCCCAGATTCCGCATCCTGTACGTCTGCACGGGCAACCTCTGCCGTTCCCCGCTGGCGGAACGGCTGACCCGGTCGGTGCTGGGGCCGTGCCCGGCGCTCCAGGTGATCAGCGCCGGCACTCACGCCGAGCCGGGGAAGCAGATGGCCGAACGGGCTCAACGCGTGCTGGTCAGGCTTGGAGGAGATCCCCGGGGGTTCACCTCCCGCCCGCTCACTTTCGAGCTGGTGGCCGCCGCCGACCTCGTGCTGACCGCCACCTCCGAGCACCGCGCCGAGTCGGTGGCCAGACATTTCCCGGCGGCCGCTCGGACCTTCACCATCGCCGAGTTCGGTGCGCTGGTCCAGGCCGTGCCGCCTGCCGCGGTCACCTGCCATGCGGACCCCGTATGCCGGGCCCATGCGCTGATCGCCGAGGCGAGGGCACTGCGCGGGCTGGTCCGTGTGGACCAGCCGGACATCCCCGACCCCCACGGTGGCTCTTGGCTGGCTCACCGGATCGCAGGACGGAGGATCGCAAAGTCACTCGCCGCGCCGCACCTGCTGCTCACGCGTGCGTCGGCGTCTTACTCTTGA
- a CDS encoding polysaccharide biosynthesis tyrosine autokinase, whose amino-acid sequence MDLLSYLRLIRRNWLLILFSLGVAVAAAAFVTAHTPPKYVATITMLVSGHDREGSLSTAYQAGALSQQRVQSYAELLTSRRVIEKIAEGGDVQSLQGNITAESIPSTVLIRATVTDTDPARAAQLANALGTEFPKLISEIERPAPNSRATVKVTMVDRAIPPVAPVAPRPLVNLALAVVIALFVSVGSFILRDHLDTTIKSDEALQQASKSAILGVVGYERDARRLPLIIRHRGRSSRAEAFRSLRTNLQFVGVDRHPKSLVVTSCLPGEGKSSTAANLAITLAQAGWRVILVDGDLRRPRIPDYFGIEGTTGLTDVLIERAGLQDVIQTWGAADLSILPSGQIPPNPSELLSSRVMRSVLSQLTEAYDMVIIDAPPLLPITDAAALAAICDGTLLIARYGRTRREHVVRVAELLSSINARLVGAVLNFAPARNRQEYGYGYGYGYESDAEVKSKTPTHA is encoded by the coding sequence GTGGATCTGCTCTCCTACCTGCGGCTCATCCGCAGGAACTGGCTGCTCATCCTCTTCTCCTTGGGCGTGGCGGTGGCCGCGGCGGCCTTCGTCACCGCGCACACGCCACCCAAGTACGTCGCGACGATCACCATGCTGGTCTCCGGCCACGATAGGGAGGGCAGCCTCTCCACCGCCTACCAGGCGGGAGCGCTGTCCCAGCAGCGCGTGCAGTCCTACGCCGAACTGCTGACCAGCCGCCGCGTGATCGAAAAGATCGCCGAAGGCGGTGACGTCCAGAGCCTCCAGGGGAACATCACCGCGGAGTCCATCCCCTCCACCGTGCTCATCCGGGCCACGGTCACCGACACCGACCCCGCACGCGCCGCGCAGCTGGCCAACGCCCTGGGCACCGAGTTCCCCAAGCTGATCAGCGAGATCGAGCGGCCTGCTCCCAACAGTCGTGCCACGGTCAAGGTCACCATGGTGGATCGGGCAATCCCCCCGGTGGCGCCGGTCGCTCCCCGGCCGCTGGTCAACCTCGCGCTTGCCGTAGTGATCGCGCTGTTTGTCTCCGTCGGCTCGTTCATCCTGCGGGACCACCTGGACACCACCATCAAGTCAGACGAAGCGCTACAGCAGGCGTCGAAAAGCGCGATCCTGGGCGTCGTTGGCTACGAGCGGGACGCACGGCGCCTTCCCTTGATCATCCGTCATCGCGGCCGGTCGTCCAGGGCCGAGGCGTTCCGCTCGCTCCGAACCAACCTGCAGTTCGTCGGCGTCGACCGGCACCCGAAATCGCTCGTGGTCACCAGCTGCCTGCCGGGTGAGGGAAAGTCCTCGACAGCAGCCAACCTCGCGATCACGCTCGCGCAGGCCGGCTGGCGGGTGATCCTGGTGGACGGCGACCTCCGCCGCCCGCGCATCCCGGACTACTTCGGGATCGAAGGCACGACGGGCCTCACAGACGTGTTGATCGAAAGAGCCGGGCTACAGGACGTCATCCAGACCTGGGGGGCGGCGGACCTGTCGATCCTGCCGAGCGGCCAGATCCCGCCGAACCCGAGCGAGCTCCTCAGCTCACGCGTGATGCGCAGCGTCCTCAGCCAGCTCACCGAGGCCTACGACATGGTGATCATCGATGCGCCGCCGCTGCTGCCCATCACCGATGCCGCGGCGCTCGCGGCGATCTGCGACGGTACGCTCCTCATCGCGCGGTACGGCAGGACCCGGCGGGAGCATGTCGTCCGTGTCGCGGAACTGCTGTCGTCGATCAACGCCCGCCTGGTGGGCGCCGTCCTGAACTTCGCGCCCGCCAGGAACCGCCAGGAATACGGCTACGGCTACGGCTACGGCTACGAGTCCGACGCAGAGGTCAAGAGTAAGACGCCGACGCACGCGTGA
- a CDS encoding glycosyltransferase, giving the protein MEIIARMNVGGPATQVSGLSEGLDQEEFDHRLYTGHVGAGEGDHLDLKGPAVRVHPIPGLGRSIRPSDDYLALLRLTAAMRAFQPHVVHTRTTKAGTLGRMAACLSRVSAARIHVFHGHLLNGYFTRPKRALYVRSERILASMTDRLVTVGSQVRDELLEARIGRPEQYVVIAPGVRLGPVPERGAARAELGLPPDAPVVAYVGRLTQVKRPDRFVATARAVLRQVPGCHFVVCGGGELREQIERDIDPIRHSFHLLGWRKDVETVYSAADVVLLTSDNEGTPLTLVEAGMAGTPAVSTRVGSVAEIVQDGRTGLLAGADADELAGQVVRLLSDPDLARRMGEAACRWTTTSFNVERLVADTEALYRSLGTAHRDRGATQPTTGGMDR; this is encoded by the coding sequence ATGGAGATAATCGCCCGGATGAATGTGGGCGGCCCCGCTACCCAGGTATCGGGGCTGTCCGAGGGGTTGGACCAGGAGGAGTTCGACCACCGTCTCTATACGGGCCATGTCGGCGCCGGCGAGGGCGACCACCTCGACCTGAAGGGTCCGGCGGTGCGCGTTCACCCGATTCCGGGTCTCGGCCGGTCGATCAGACCGTCGGACGACTATCTCGCCCTTCTCCGGCTGACGGCCGCCATGCGCGCCTTCCAGCCGCACGTCGTCCACACCCGGACGACGAAGGCCGGCACTCTCGGGCGTATGGCGGCCTGCCTGTCCCGTGTCAGCGCGGCCCGGATCCACGTCTTTCACGGGCATCTCCTCAACGGTTACTTCACCCGGCCGAAGCGCGCGCTCTACGTACGGTCGGAACGGATCCTCGCCTCCATGACCGACCGGCTCGTGACCGTCGGCTCACAGGTCCGCGACGAACTGCTCGAAGCCCGGATCGGCCGTCCGGAGCAGTACGTGGTGATCGCCCCGGGTGTACGGCTCGGCCCGGTCCCCGAGCGTGGAGCCGCCCGTGCCGAACTGGGCCTGCCGCCCGACGCGCCCGTCGTGGCATACGTGGGCCGGCTCACCCAGGTGAAACGGCCCGACCGGTTCGTCGCCACGGCCCGTGCCGTGCTCCGGCAGGTTCCCGGCTGTCACTTCGTCGTCTGCGGCGGAGGTGAACTGCGGGAGCAGATCGAGCGGGACATCGACCCGATCCGGCATTCCTTCCACCTGCTCGGCTGGAGAAAGGACGTGGAGACGGTCTACTCGGCCGCCGACGTGGTTCTGCTGACCTCCGACAATGAGGGCACGCCCCTGACACTCGTCGAGGCGGGGATGGCCGGGACCCCGGCCGTCTCCACACGGGTGGGGAGCGTCGCCGAGATCGTCCAGGACGGGCGTACCGGCCTGCTGGCCGGGGCCGACGCCGACGAACTGGCTGGACAGGTGGTGAGGCTGCTCTCCGATCCCGATCTCGCGCGCCGGATGGGCGAGGCGGCCTGCCGGTGGACCACGACCTCGTTCAACGTGGAGCGCCTCGTCGCGGATACCGAAGCCCTCTACCGATCGCTGGGCACAGCGCACCGCGATCGCGGTGCCACGCAACCAACCACGGGAGGGATGGACAGGTGA
- a CDS encoding transposase, protein MPGCPPADLVLGRAGIEGTISQAVRGPDIRHARYRGLAKVGLQQLLSAAAVNLIRIDAWLDGIPLATTRASPLMKLAKAA, encoded by the coding sequence ATGCCAGGGTGTCCACCTGCGGACCTGGTACTGGGTCGGGCCGGGATAGAAGGCACGATCTCGCAGGCCGTCCGCGGCCCCGACATCAGACACGCACGCTATCGGGGCCTGGCCAAAGTAGGACTGCAACAGCTGCTGAGCGCTGCGGCGGTTAACCTCATCCGGATCGACGCCTGGCTCGACGGGATTCCCCTGGCCACTACCCGAGCCTCGCCTCTGATGAAACTAGCGAAGGCAGCCTGA
- a CDS encoding IS701 family transposase has product MSGLVGGCRVEMKVSARSSGRTSWLSGSRFLRHPARWRATRPGFDDLLASRARRRALRDYVTALLQPRDRNKTLTAPAEAEAVVGATHREVQRLQWFLSESPWEHEPINDRRIELLIQAAATAPHGQGALLLDDSGNRKSGHATAYVSRQYIGSRAQIENGIVAVSTAWADERIYYPLHTAPYQSAPTLPEGRADAAFRTKGRLAADLVARARTAGIPFRALVADCFYGPSESPRFIADLDAAGVPYVVAIKPNTPIMTSSGHTLTPARRVVRAGWLSRSHPGRWRPVRRRYRDGHAETWWAIELTMARYGPDRPHRMIVATSDPARGRPHWPKSFTCTGCAAGSSRTANRPSTSWAGPTFRSAPAGPSSATGPWSTWPSASAGCTPPTIPAGTPPRPRTPRRPATRFRHPRPRALPARRPGPNASAGSAPA; this is encoded by the coding sequence ATGTCCGGGCTCGTGGGCGGATGCAGAGTGGAGATGAAGGTATCCGCTCGTTCGTCTGGGAGGACATCATGGCTGAGCGGCTCCCGGTTTCTCCGGCACCCGGCCCGTTGGAGGGCTACCCGGCCCGGTTTCGATGACCTGCTGGCGTCCCGGGCGCGGCGCCGGGCGTTGCGGGACTATGTCACGGCGCTGCTGCAACCGCGGGACCGGAACAAAACGTTGACCGCGCCGGCGGAGGCCGAAGCGGTCGTCGGCGCCACGCACCGGGAGGTCCAGCGCCTGCAGTGGTTCTTGTCCGAATCACCCTGGGAGCACGAGCCGATCAACGACCGGCGGATCGAACTGCTCATCCAGGCAGCCGCGACCGCGCCCCACGGCCAGGGCGCGTTGCTGCTGGACGACTCCGGGAACCGGAAATCCGGGCACGCGACCGCGTACGTGTCCCGCCAGTACATCGGCTCACGCGCGCAGATCGAGAACGGCATCGTCGCGGTGAGCACCGCCTGGGCCGACGAGCGGATCTACTATCCGCTGCACACCGCCCCCTACCAGTCGGCTCCCACGCTGCCCGAAGGCCGGGCCGATGCGGCGTTTCGCACCAAGGGCCGGCTCGCCGCCGACCTGGTGGCCCGGGCCCGCACCGCGGGGATCCCGTTTCGGGCGCTGGTCGCCGATTGTTTCTACGGCCCCAGCGAAAGCCCGCGCTTCATCGCCGATCTGGACGCCGCCGGCGTCCCCTACGTGGTGGCGATCAAGCCGAACACGCCCATCATGACCAGCAGCGGTCACACGCTCACCCCCGCCCGGCGGGTCGTCCGGGCCGGATGGCTGTCGCGATCCCATCCGGGCCGCTGGCGCCCGGTGCGCCGCCGCTACCGCGACGGACACGCCGAGACCTGGTGGGCCATCGAGCTCACCATGGCCCGCTACGGGCCCGACCGGCCCCACCGGATGATCGTCGCCACCTCCGACCCGGCACGCGGCCGGCCACACTGGCCGAAATCGTTCACCTGTACGGGCTGCGCGGCTGGATCGAGCAGGACTGCAAACAGACCAAGCACGAGCTGGGCTGGGCCGACTTTCAGGTCCGCTCCGGCCGGGCCATCCAGCGCCACTGGGCCCTGGTCAACCTGGCCTTCTGCTTCTGCTGGCTGCACCCCGCCGACGATCCCGGCCGGCACCCCGCCCCGACCGAGGACACCACGCCGCCCGGCGACCAGGTTCCGGCACCCCCGGCCGCGGGCCCTGCCCGCCAGGAGACCTGGCCCGAACGCCTCCGCCGGATCCGCGCCTGCCTGA
- a CDS encoding methyltransferase domain-containing protein has protein sequence MIKQRFEHQLEMARKHGVGNAMLALSRKAFLSPLLSAYGADKWHLRGFHTTNYKKIAVALSREVSGSARVVVEVGCGLGDIVSRVKAYRKFGYDVDSATISCARLLRRLRRPDTSYRVGSFDSLVHLEFESIDLLIAMGWLHYMPDEWIEENLRSLLTSKRVRYIMVDEFPGQRGRIETMMKTFGTLVKQEFDWQDGKAVLLFHCDR, from the coding sequence GTGATCAAGCAACGCTTTGAGCATCAGCTTGAAATGGCAAGAAAGCACGGAGTTGGAAACGCGATGCTCGCGCTTTCTCGTAAGGCTTTCTTGTCTCCTCTGCTATCAGCATACGGCGCGGACAAGTGGCATCTCAGAGGATTTCATACGACGAATTACAAGAAGATCGCGGTAGCTCTCTCCCGGGAGGTGTCAGGATCAGCCCGGGTGGTCGTCGAGGTCGGCTGCGGTCTGGGTGACATCGTAAGCAGAGTGAAGGCCTATCGAAAGTTCGGGTATGACGTTGATTCGGCGACGATTTCGTGCGCAAGGCTCCTAAGAAGACTGCGTCGTCCGGATACTTCTTACAGAGTGGGCAGTTTCGACTCCCTGGTTCACCTCGAGTTCGAGTCCATAGACCTGCTGATCGCGATGGGCTGGCTCCACTATATGCCAGATGAATGGATTGAGGAGAACCTGCGTTCACTACTCACGAGCAAGCGGGTGCGGTACATCATGGTGGATGAATTTCCTGGACAACGCGGCAGGATCGAAACGATGATGAAGACCTTCGGAACGCTCGTTAAGCAGGAGTTCGACTGGCAGGACGGGAAAGCCGTACTCCTGTTTCACTGCGACCGATGA
- a CDS encoding glycosyltransferase family 4 protein, which produces MNGTIPLATGAAAFLLSAAAVVPLRRLALRWDLTDRPGGNKAHARPTPYLGGVAIALATVVPATAVLGLADRRITAILLAATAVALLGLIDDLGSLPMFTRLAVETAAASGVVFSGVQITLTDSWVDGAVTVVWIVVMTNSFNLLDNMDGTLGAVTTVAAAFLAGVAFVSAQPSLGLLLSVLAYASLGFLLHNWSPARIFMGDSGSLFIGSILSSSAVVLVAERDPATMASGLLLPTFVAVVDTGVVFVSRTMAGRSPLTGGTDHVSHRLRRVGFGIRMVAVLFGVITALAGALCLAVALKWVPPITAAIVAGGTALLLISLLQGVNVYSPAQHSKTLSRIPERLR; this is translated from the coding sequence GTGAACGGTACGATCCCCCTCGCCACGGGAGCGGCCGCCTTCCTCCTCAGCGCGGCGGCCGTCGTGCCGCTGAGGCGTCTGGCCCTACGGTGGGATCTCACCGACCGTCCTGGCGGGAACAAGGCCCATGCCCGTCCGACCCCTTATCTGGGAGGCGTCGCGATCGCACTGGCCACGGTCGTGCCCGCGACGGCGGTGCTGGGCCTGGCCGATCGGCGGATCACCGCGATTCTTCTGGCCGCCACCGCGGTTGCCCTGCTCGGCCTGATCGACGACCTCGGCTCGCTGCCCATGTTCACCCGGTTGGCCGTGGAGACGGCGGCGGCGAGCGGAGTCGTGTTCTCCGGCGTCCAGATCACCCTGACGGATAGCTGGGTGGACGGAGCCGTCACGGTGGTGTGGATCGTGGTGATGACGAACTCCTTCAACCTGCTGGACAACATGGACGGCACGCTGGGAGCCGTCACCACGGTCGCCGCCGCCTTCCTTGCGGGGGTGGCCTTCGTGTCCGCCCAGCCGTCACTCGGGCTGCTGCTGTCCGTGCTGGCCTATGCCAGCCTCGGCTTCCTGCTGCACAACTGGTCTCCCGCGAGGATATTCATGGGGGACTCCGGATCGCTGTTCATCGGCTCCATCCTCAGCTCCTCTGCGGTCGTCCTGGTGGCGGAGCGAGACCCGGCCACCATGGCCTCCGGGCTGCTCCTGCCGACCTTCGTCGCGGTCGTCGACACCGGCGTCGTGTTCGTCTCGCGGACGATGGCCGGCCGTTCACCGCTGACGGGCGGCACCGACCACGTCTCGCACCGGCTCCGCCGTGTCGGCTTCGGCATCCGGATGGTCGCCGTGCTGTTTGGCGTCATCACGGCTCTCGCCGGCGCGCTCTGCCTGGCGGTGGCCCTGAAGTGGGTGCCGCCGATCACCGCGGCGATCGTCGCGGGCGGAACCGCCCTTCTTCTCATCAGCCTGCTGCAGGGCGTGAACGTCTACTCGCCGGCCCAGCACTCCAAGACTCTTTCACGAATCCCCGAAAGGCTGCGTTGA